From the genome of Segatella hominis, one region includes:
- a CDS encoding MFS transporter, protein MASIKEKIAYALGDAAAGGIVWKVMSIAFPLFFTNVFGLSFADAAVLMLVARMFDVVTDPLMGSLADRTQSRFGTYRPWLIFGAIPFGLIFALLLYTPDFGPVGKRIYAYTLYLLMMAVYTMVNVPYGSLLGVMTDDANETNQFSSFRMVGAYAMGFITLLSFPYLQKMVGGTDAHQYAVIGAVLGVVAAVMTLACGLMTKERLKPKRAEKFSFHQFVDLVHNKAWLYMTAIAVCTNFFNGFRYAVAGYMFDYCLHGNVTVEGLIINYTVFMAFGEVTCMIFGGVSPWFTRLVGSKRMAFFWAAALCLVLSIVFFFIPMDPSYIWVMIVLVVLTSIGIGIYSPLMWSMYADVADYHTEHFGTSATGLIFSSGTMSQKFGTAISGSLIALLLGMAGANMITDAMGNTMIDPKSVTDSVLTMVWSLFSLFPAVIAFLLMVLSWLFPIKK, encoded by the coding sequence ATGGCAAGTATAAAAGAAAAAATAGCATACGCATTGGGTGATGCAGCTGCTGGTGGTATAGTTTGGAAGGTAATGTCTATTGCTTTCCCTTTGTTTTTTACAAATGTCTTTGGACTTTCATTTGCTGATGCAGCAGTATTGATGCTTGTTGCCCGTATGTTTGATGTGGTGACAGATCCATTGATGGGTAGTCTGGCTGACCGTACCCAATCTCGTTTTGGTACCTATCGCCCATGGCTTATTTTTGGTGCGATTCCTTTTGGACTGATTTTTGCATTGCTACTCTATACTCCAGATTTCGGTCCTGTGGGTAAAAGAATCTATGCATATACTTTGTATCTCCTGATGATGGCAGTATATACCATGGTGAATGTACCTTATGGTTCCTTGTTGGGTGTGATGACCGATGATGCCAATGAGACAAACCAGTTTTCTTCTTTCCGTATGGTAGGAGCCTATGCAATGGGATTCATCACATTACTTTCTTTCCCTTATCTGCAGAAAATGGTGGGTGGTACAGATGCACATCAATATGCTGTGATAGGTGCAGTTCTTGGTGTTGTTGCAGCCGTGATGACTTTGGCTTGTGGCCTTATGACAAAAGAACGACTGAAACCAAAGCGTGCAGAGAAGTTCTCTTTCCATCAATTTGTGGATTTGGTACACAATAAAGCCTGGTTGTATATGACGGCCATTGCTGTATGTACCAATTTCTTTAATGGTTTCCGCTATGCTGTAGCCGGATATATGTTTGATTATTGCTTGCATGGTAATGTGACTGTAGAAGGGCTGATTATCAATTATACCGTTTTTATGGCATTTGGTGAGGTTACCTGTATGATTTTTGGTGGAGTGTCTCCTTGGTTTACCCGCTTGGTTGGTTCTAAACGTATGGCTTTCTTCTGGGCTGCGGCACTTTGTCTGGTACTTTCCATAGTTTTCTTCTTTATCCCAATGGATCCGTCTTATATTTGGGTTATGATAGTTTTGGTTGTACTCACTTCTATAGGTATTGGTATTTATTCACCATTGATGTGGTCTATGTATGCTGATGTGGCTGATTATCATACAGAACACTTCGGGACATCCGCAACCGGACTTATCTTCTCATCTGGTACCATGTCTCAAAAGTTTGGTACAGCCATCTCTGGTTCATTGATAGCATTATTGTTGGGTATGGCAGGAGCTAATATGATAACTGATGCGATGGGTAATACGATGATAGACCCTAAGTCTGTGACAGATTCTGTGCTTACCATGGTATGGTCTCTGTTCTCTCTGTTCCCTGCTGTCATCGCCTTCTTGCTGATGGTATTAAGTTGGCTGTTCCCAATCAAGAAATAA
- a CDS encoding AGE family epimerase/isomerase: protein MGNLKLTMKDILENNILNYWIDRVTDHENGGYYGRVDGHENVHPQAEKGAIMNARILWAFSAAYRVLKKPEYLEAATRAKEYVRDHFLDKEYGGVYWSVDFKGNPLDTKKQTYAIGFTIYGMSEYARATGDKEALDIAISLYHDIEKHAFDSVNNGYIEAQTREWNPIADMRLSDKDENGSRTMNTHLHIIEPYTNLYRVWKSPELEKSIRNLLDIFTDKLLNKETYHLDLFFNDEWVGKRNIESYGHDIEASWLLHETALVLGDKKVLLKIEKIIRRIADAADEGLRPDGSMVYEHWKDNDKYDLQRQWWVQCENIIGHIDLYQYFHTEESLETAILCWNYVAKHLLDGKNGEWHWAVLEDGSLNLDDDKAGFWKCPYHNSRMCLELIEREY, encoded by the coding sequence ATGGGAAATTTGAAACTGACAATGAAGGATATTCTGGAGAATAATATCCTCAACTATTGGATTGACCGTGTAACCGACCATGAGAATGGCGGTTACTATGGTCGTGTAGATGGTCATGAAAATGTGCATCCTCAAGCAGAAAAGGGTGCTATCATGAATGCTCGAATTCTATGGGCATTCTCTGCGGCTTATCGTGTATTGAAGAAGCCTGAGTATCTGGAGGCAGCTACAAGGGCTAAGGAATATGTACGTGATCATTTCCTGGATAAGGAGTATGGTGGTGTTTACTGGAGCGTCGATTTCAAGGGCAATCCATTGGATACAAAGAAACAGACTTATGCTATTGGTTTTACGATCTATGGTATGTCTGAATATGCTCGTGCCACAGGTGATAAAGAAGCATTAGATATTGCTATTTCTCTTTATCATGATATAGAGAAACATGCTTTTGATAGTGTGAATAATGGTTACATTGAGGCGCAGACTCGTGAGTGGAATCCTATTGCTGATATGCGCCTGTCTGATAAGGATGAGAATGGAAGCCGTACAATGAATACTCATCTTCACATCATTGAACCATATACCAATCTATATCGTGTATGGAAGTCTCCTGAATTGGAGAAGAGTATCAGAAACCTTCTGGATATCTTTACAGACAAGTTGCTCAATAAGGAGACTTATCATCTTGATTTGTTCTTCAATGATGAATGGGTAGGTAAGCGCAATATTGAGAGTTATGGTCATGATATCGAGGCCTCCTGGCTGCTCCATGAGACCGCTTTGGTTCTCGGTGACAAGAAGGTACTTCTCAAGATAGAAAAGATTATCCGTCGAATAGCAGATGCTGCTGATGAAGGTTTGCGTCCTGATGGCAGTATGGTTTATGAGCATTGGAAAGATAATGATAAATATGATTTGCAGCGCCAGTGGTGGGTGCAGTGCGAGAATATTATTGGTCATATAGACCTCTATCAATATTTCCATACAGAGGAGTCGTTGGAGACGGCCATCCTGTGCTGGAATTATGTAGCTAAGCATTTGCTGGATGGAAAAAATGGAGAATGGCATTGGGCTGTGCTTGAAGATGGTAGTCTGAATCTTGATGATGATAAGGCAGGTTTCTGGAAGTGTCCTTACCATAATAGTCGTATGTGTCTGGAACTTATTGAGCGTGAATACTAA